One window of Mus caroli chromosome 11, CAROLI_EIJ_v1.1, whole genome shotgun sequence genomic DNA carries:
- the Srsf1 gene encoding serine/arginine-rich splicing factor 1 → MSGGGVIRGPAGNNDCRIYVGNLPPDIRTKDIEDVFYKYGAIRDIDLKNRRGGPPFAFVEFEDPRDAEDAVYGRDGYDYDGYRLRVEFPRSGRGTGRGGGGGGGGGAPRGRYGPPSRRSENRVVVSGLPPSGSWQDLKDHMREAGDVCYADVYRDGTGVVEFVRKEDMTYAVRKLDNTKFRSHEGETAYIRVKVDGPRSPSYGRSRSRSRSRSRSRSRSNSRSRSYSPRRSRGSPRYSPRHSRSRSRT, encoded by the exons ATGTCGGGAGGTGGTGTGATCCGTGGCCCGGCGGGGAACAACGACTGTCGCATCTACGTGGGTAACCTACCTCCGGACATCCGAACCAAGGACATCGAGGACGTGTTTTACAAATACGGCGCCATCCGCGACATCGACCTGAAGAACCGCCGCGGGGGACCGCCCTTCGCCTTCGTTGAGTTCGAGGACCCGCG AGACGCGGAAGATGCGGTGTACGGTCGCGACGGCTACGACTACGACGGCTACCGGCTGCGGGTAGAGTTTCCCCGAAGCGGCCGCGGGACCGGCCGAGGCGGCGGCGGGGGTGGAGGCGGCGGCGCCCCGAGAGGCCGCTATGGCCCGCCGTCCAGGCGGTCCGAGAACAGAGTGGTTGTCTCTG GACTGCCTCCGAGTGGAAGCTGGCAGGACTTAAAGGATCACATGCGTGAGGCAGGTGATGTATGTTACGCTGATGTTTACCGAGATGGCACTGGTGTCGTGGAGTTTGTACGGAAAGAAGATATGACGTATGCAGTTCGAAAACTGGATAACACTAAGTTTAGATCTCACGAG GGAGAAACTGCCTACATCCGGGTTAAAGTTGATGGGCCCAGAAGTCCAAGTTATGGAAGATCTCGATCTCGAAGCCGTAGTCGTAGCAGAAGCCGTAGCAGAAGCAACAGCAGGAGTCGCAGTTACTCCCCAAGGAGAAGCAGAGGATCACCACGCTATTCTCCCCGTCATAGCAGATCTCGCTCTCGTACATAA